In the genome of Cryptomeria japonica chromosome 8, Sugi_1.0, whole genome shotgun sequence, one region contains:
- the LOC131857585 gene encoding proline-rich receptor-like protein kinase PERK2 — MGPLPCCKPRRLPPAPFRPLPTAFFSPHMQLSLAPTGPPAPADSSLWPHRRALPPALLVVVGLPTASASSMRFPDHYFARRPLRFLRPPPLVVSPTTRLRPGRRPLLASPACRWLLPPTVGFSHYRRPPCNPTSSPASLSELPATMAHTTTRPAPLPRRAPPPGHLDYQK, encoded by the coding sequence atggggcccctgCCATGCTGCAAGCCCCGTAGGCTGCCGCCGGCACCATTCCGGCCCTTGCCGACAGCTTTCTTCAGCCCTCACATGCAGCTATCACTGGCTCCCACTGGCCCTCCGGCCCCTGCCGACAGCTCCCTTTGGCCCCACCGCCGCGCTCTGCCCCCAGCCCTGCTCGTTGTCGTCGGCCTCCCTACGGCCTCCGCCAGCTCCATGCGCTTCCCAGACCACTACTTCGCTCGTCGGCCGCTGCGCTTCCTGCGGCCTCCTCCACTCGTCGTGTCACCTACCACCCGCCTGCGACCGGGTCGCCGCCCTTTGCTGGCTTCTCCCGCCTGTCGCTGGCTTCTCCCACCCACTGTTGGCTTCTCTCACTACCGCCGGCCTCCTTGCAACCCAACATCATCGCCAGCCTCCCTGTCGGAGCTCCCTGCCACCATGGCCCACACCACCACCCGGCCAGCTCCGCTACCACGGCGCGCTCCGCCGCCCGGCCACCTCGACTACCAAAAATAG